CATGGACATCATCCGTGGCAGAGTGGGTCCCGTTCCGTGGACTATTCTTGGACACGTGCAGAGGTATGTCTGTGGGCCAGTCTAAACCCTAATGGTGTTCTCTCTCCCTTTCCAGCAGCAGGAGAATGGCGAGGTGTCCAGCGCCCTCCTAGGGGCTACAACAGCAGTGACTGGCCACGTGGGCAGGGAGAGGCTAGGAGACgctgtgtctctgtctcctgCCACCTCTATGTCCCCCTTGCCCTTGTCACCCAGCCAGGCCATGGCCTACCGTGGCCGTGAGGGCTCTCTTGAAGCACGCTACCAGAGTCCGCTGGACGAGTTCCGGGTGTCCCAGGAGGTATTGCTGGACCACATGGATCCTCAGAGCAGGAGGTTGGTCCACTGCTCAGGTCAGAGAGAACTGGTGCAGCTGCTTTGGGGCTCTTAGACTTCCTTCTACAGTGAGCCTCCCAGCTGACATATTTGAAACAATGTTTTCCATTATGCTTTTTGTCCCGATAACATTATCCATCACTCTTCAATTGTTGCACTTCATATTCAACCGTCTGTACCCACCTTTACCTGATCATTTCtgttctaaaaagaaaaaaaaaacatgttaaaatgaaacaacaaaCCTTTTTTGTTCTGGCTTCCGCAGGTTACTCCGCAGGGCCAAAGTTGGTGGAGAGAACAGAATGTAAACGGAGGTCTGGCGACATCAAGGTTTTTCTGAACTGATACCACCGGCGGCTTAGAAAACAGTTTCTATAGAAACATCACTGCATCAGTCTACATTGCAGACGGCCCCTTCTCCACACTCTCCTTGTCACTGtacccctccctcccttccaAAAAACTGCTGGGGGAATGGGGAAAACCCATTGATCAGAGGAAGATGAAAAGAACTGCAGCACATAGGGCCTTAGGACCCCTGTAGAggaccttttttgttttgaaagacaGGTGTTGCAGACTGCATGAGAACACCTGGGGTTGTGCTCACATCAGGTCGATCCTCTCCGGGTGTGTATACCCCAGCGTGTGTATTCATCTCAGCTCATTGTCTGTCAGCGAAATGTGGGAACAGATGACCTTCTCTACAAGAACTGCCTTTGccacatttgatttttaattatttttaatttaaactttttttttaaacaattttttaaaggtAACTTTTTTTAAGTAACTTTACTCGTCGATGTGTCTGCTACTGAATATCGAGCGTTTTTGGCTGGTTCGTGACGCATACTAGCCCATGGATTTCAAGGGGAAACAAACAGGAACCGCAGTGAACCGGCATCAGGAAGGAGCCTCTGTCTGTTTGTGTTCGAGGCTGTTTGTGCAGGAAGGAGGAAGTGACCTCTTCCAATCACGCTCCTTTCCCCATTCATTTCATTGTAGACTAACAATCAGTTTGTTTGAAATCTGACACCCCTTAGGCCAGAACCCATGCAAAGCTGATGTCTTGCTGAAGGATGTGCGCCTCACCGAGTTGTGTGGGAAGAGGCTGCTCCTCCTTGCCTGTGATGTCCCTCGTCTTCATCTCATTGTTGAAGACTCATAGCAGCGACGGCGATTTCAGTACATTAAACTGAACTGTGAAAAGGGAATCTAACAACATGCTAAGCAGAATAGTTTTGCTCAAGCTGTCATTTTCTGTGGAACTTAGAGAAGTGATGTAaccaatattttaaaaactttcaacTAAAGGACCTTTACAGTTCTCTGCTTCATGTGCTTTCTCTTTTAGTGCTGCTGTTCGCCTTTATAaagttttcctttgtttatttgATAAGTAGCAGAAGCATTACTTTCACTCAACTTACAATTCTGGTTTTACCCAGCTGATAACCAAAGCCATTTCATAGCATCGTGATGTCTGTGTGGTTTGATCAAACTAGCTGGAGTTCTCCACCTTCACCTGTGTCACTAGTTAAGGGGACACATTTTTAGCTGTGTTATTTCAGTACATGCACAGCTGCTTGTGCCTTGGAGACTTATCTTTTCAACATTTGTGGCCCTTTATCACCATTTTTGGTGATGTTTTATCTTCATGAACGGGCTGTGCCTAGTCCTGTTATCTGTGAGATGGTTGACACTAAGAAATCAGAGTAGCGATTACTCTccattgtttcattttctcttcGAAATTGTGGACCAGATATATTggaaatcagaattttttttttaatttaaaaatgttctgacttttgtcctttttgtattttaaaaaaaaaaaaaaaaaaagatggaggATCAGGGCACTGTCAACGCTGCTGGTGAATGATCTCCATGGTCTGCTCTGTGTTGTAACCATTATGGGTACTGAGGTGGTCCATACAGTGGAATAGAACTAGCCATTGGACAtcatatcacatttatttatgaggacgggttttttttcttttctttttcttcttcttaaagcaacaaaaaaatctaagcTGGTGGGCCAAGCCCCCTACACCTTTGGTTCCTGTCTAAAAACACATAGCTCTCATGTTACAGAAGTTACAGGGAAAATGTTAACTTACCGCTGCAAtagtttaaactttaaaatgtgatCGAGGCTAACAAGACAGTGCGTTGGTGTGTTGCTCCATAAGTACAGCTGTGGAATGACTACACTGGCAGCAgaactctggaaaaaaaaatgtgacataaTATAAATCATGCAGCAGTTAAGTCTTTTGTGTCAGTATGGAGGTACAGATCATTGGAATGTAGGTAATTGTTTCTCTAAGTCTGAAATGTCCACAAAAGCCATATAGTCCTGTTTTGTGTTTACCAGATTCTGTATTCTGGTTAGGTGAAGCTGAACATCGAGAAGTGAAGCAAAACATAactgtccccccacccccaacagtGTGACTCACTGTTCCGATATTGGTAGAACAAAGATGATCATCTACAGTCAAGAGAGGGATACGACAGCACAGGTTAGACACTGTACAGTAATGCTTTGCCTTACGTCATTAATGGGTCGATCAGCCAGGCCCTTGCGTCCGCATGTTCAGGCTGTCCCTCCAGGTGTAGCCCGTCGCTTTGTCCTCGTGACCCCTATTAGGTTGTGCGTGTTCGTGGCCTCTCTGACGTAGCAGTTTGCATGTGGATGGAAACGGAGGCTTTTGTATTACGCCACTTGCTGATGCCTGCTTTTATGTGCCTTGTatacataacttttttttttttttgttttgttattgccATTCTATTTACAAAGTGTTTCTGTAATGTGCCTAAGCTACAGGgggttaaatttaattttaccttTCATATGAAACATATTCAAGCctgaacatttaataaaatacttaTTCCAACAACTGTTTCACCttttgtgtgtaataataatcatgTATAAATATGGCTGCAGCCTGTGCTTGTATTTCTTATTAAAGatgctcaggaaaaaaaaacatcctacTCTGATGGTGTTATAATCGGTTTATTCTGCAAATAGTCAGATCTGTAAAAATGATACAATAGGCCTAGGTATTTTGAGTTCTGGTAGAACTTTGACATTGTATACGGTCATCTTAATGAATAACGGATGTTGGAAAATCCAAGATGAGGAAAACTTAAGGTTGTGCTAAGGTATGGGTTCCTACAATGTAAGAAATGCAAGACACTTTTTCTAGACACTTGTCACGCATGATGCAAAACAATCTGCTCCAGTTCTTACTGTGCACCCCGTACTCTTCACAAGAGTCCTTCTCCACAGTCCTAGGGGATCCTTAGCTAGGACTGACCTACTCGGCATCCATTCCATCTGTCTTTCCTCCATGTGGTATATGGAGTCCATGCCTCTGCCCCTCTCAGCAGGGACCCCCCAAGCAGCTGGAGGCCCCTGTGCTTCTTGAGAAAAAGGGTGAGTATAGGGGATCGGTCCTTCCAGCCATCCTGATGGTTACAATCACGCATGTTGCTGTTCGTCTTTACGACGAACACTCTCTGAAGGCCTTCTACAAACCCCAGGCGCTCCTGTCCTCGCGGGCTCGTCTACGGCTCCACCTCAGTCTGTCCCTGAAGCACACAGACACCGGCAGTCATTTTCCATCTCTGCACACCACTAGGAAGACTGCAGTACAGCATGCAAAAAGTCACTTTTTGAGCTCATCACTGCGCTGATGTGTACCAGACCCTGTGCTGGTTCACTGCTGAATGGCTGTCACACTTTGCCATTTTTACAACCAAACCAGAAGTGGAAAGGAAGCTTTCCTGCCTGGACATGCTGTTTGGTGTGAATTCTCTCTGCTGCTTTTGGTTATCTCCACTTAATTTTCTAAAACAGCTGTGCTCCCCACTCCAGGACTGACTGCCAAAATCAGAAATATAAGACTAGAGAAGTCCATGTGTAGCTTCTGCTTTTTCCTGAAAAAGACTCAGGCAGTATGTAGGGAGAGTGGGATTAAAGGTTGGATCTAAAACCATCACATAGGAGTGTCATCCACTAATTGGACATGTTAAAGTGTACCAACCTTACCTTGTTCGGGATTCACAGACTGGGCTTCGGTAGCGTATGCCGTTTCCTCATTTGTGACTGGGGCTCTGGGGGAACCAGCGCTCTCTCCGTGGCTCTGCTGCAGTGTCGTCGTCGGCTCCATGCCATCCAGCTCTTCGGCATCTTTACCCTCCATCAGGGCCGATCGTGTGGCAAACCACCGCCGCACCAGCTCCTCGTTGAGATGGCTGGACTCCACGAGTCCCTTAAcatgctcctcctccagcttcccaTGGGTGGTCAGGTGCTTCTTCAATACTTCTATGTCACCCCTCCTGtagtcctcctcctctgccatTTGCTGGTAGCTCTCGAGCCATTTGAGCTGGCCGTTCTTGTAGACGTAGCGGCTGTCTCCGAACCAGCGCACCACCTCGGGCCGTGGCAAGCCGGTCTTGGCAATCAGCTCGTCGTACTGAGGGCTGCTGGGCCACTGGGTGCGGGCGAACACCTGCTTCAGCAAGTGCAGCTGGTCGGGGGTCTTTTTGCCGCGGGTAGACATGGAAGAAGGTGGAGTTTTGGGGCTCTCTGCCCGTCTGGGTGGACTGACCTCTGCCTCAGCCTTACTGTTGGACTCGGTTACTTTGAGCATTTTCAAATTTATCTTTATGGGATTCACTTTGGGCTCAGAGCCTAGCGTATCGTCCTTTTGTTTCTCATCCTTGGTTtgctgctgccccagtgcatctTCCTGTGAAGACGATGACTCTTCTTTTATCGCCATATCCTCCTCTGCGATACCCTCACCgtcttcctccctctctgccttctccgcttcctccctcttcttctcAGCTGCTACTTTCTTCCGCCGCTCAGAGAACCAGCCATCGATCTCTCGCCGAGTCATCTTCGTCTCGGCACGCAGTCTGTCGACCTCCTCGCCAGAGGGCATAGGATTCTGCGAAAAACTAGCTTCCAGGGCCCGCACCTGGTGAGGGTCCCTCTCCTTGTAACGGATGGCAGTGAAATCTGGGGTTTGCTGCCGGGAGACCCGGCGTGGGTGAGGGGCTGGTGGGgacatctgctgctgctgctgctgctgctgctgctgctgctgcagaggaCTGTGGGATTTGGATGTGTCTGAGGAGGTGGGGCTGTCGGCAAAGTCCAGGAGGGAGTTTCCACTGAAGAGGCTCCCTGAGCTGGAACGCGAGCCCTTCAGGTTGCGGTAGTGGTAGCGCCGGTCACTAAACCACTTGCGTACCTCTCGGACCGTCAAACCTGTTATTTTGGTGAGCCGCTCCACTTCCTCTTGATTGGGGAACTGGCAGCGGATGAAGCTCTGCTTGAGTGCGCTCAGCTGCTCCTGTGACTTCTTGTTCTTATAAAAGCTGGGGTCCAGAAAGCTGCTGGGAAGCGTGCGGGAGCTGTGGGTAGTGTTGAGCACAGGTGGCAATGGGTCAGCCATCTTTTCCTCACTGCTGCTCACGCCATCGTCGTTGCTGATTTTATTactcttgctgctgctgttactaCTACTGCTGGTGTCATTGCTGTTACTGTTGCTGCTGCCATTTTGGCTGCTTTTACTGCTGCTGTGGTTGTTGATTTTGCTGTTTCCACTGCCAATGCTAATAACACTGGTGTGGCTTATGGTGCTGGTCGTAGTGCTTTTGGTGCTGCTGGTGGTACTGACactagtgctgctgctgctgctgttggcagtggtgctggtgctgctgctgttgctagCTGTGTTCCCGGTGGAGCTAGCAGTGTTCCCGGTGCTGCTTGCCGGATTTCCGGAGCCGCTGCTGCTACTGATGAtaacgctgctgctgcttcccgCAGCCGTGCCCGCTACCTTGTCTGCAACCAACGCAGCTGTAGGTCTTGCTTGCATCACTGGCTTAGCCGCCACCTGTGGTTTTGGGGTGACCGCTAGGGCCATGGGGGTGCTGCTGACCTGGATACCGTTGGCCACCATGGGCTGGGTAACAATCACCCCACCCTGACCCACCAGGCTGCCCTGCAGAATATGAGGGATGTTGCTGGGGCCTAGAGAGGCAGGCAGGACAGTGATGGTGGGCTGGGCAGCACTGTGGTGGGAGTGGCGCTGCTGTGGCTGTTGAGGAACAGGGGGAGCTGTttggatgatggtgttgaacaTCTTTCTGCGCGCATCCTCAATTTCTTCTGGAGACCAGCTGATCCCTTGCTTTAGCCGCTGAGCTGTAAACCAGATCTTGATCTGCTCCTCGGGGTACTTGGTGACCACGGTGAGGTAGCAGAGCTCAGCCTTGGTTGGGTACGGGAACTTACTGAAGGAGTTCTTTAGGAAGCTGCTGGTGTCCATGGCGGCATTGTAGGTGGGGATGCTGCTTAAAGGGATCATCACCTTTGGGAGATTTCTGGAacctgtggaggaggagggagaagatgaagatgatgtTGTTGCGGAGGCTGTCAGGGGGACTGACTGCTGGTGAACTGTTCGGTTCTGCACCACTGACACCACCTGGGTGATGGCTGTTTTCAACATGGGTAAAGCGCCAGACCCATTAACAACCTGTAAGGCTGTTGGGACTGAGCTCTTTGTGGAAGCGCCATTGTGCACTATGGTGGGAACGTGTGTTACAGCTGGAGGATCCATCTTCTCTGTCTCCTTGCTGCAGAGAGTGTCCAAATCGTCTGCAGCGTGGGACACCACTATCCTCTTGGGCTCTGACTTGCCCTTCAGCATTTTCATGATAGGCGTCTTGGTGATGGAGATTTCGGACTCTTTGGACCCCTCATTCATGACCAGGATCTGCTCCACTATAATCCTCCGGTCTCTTTTCTTCACCTGAAGGGTGGTATTTACAGTACTGGGGTGGGTGTGGGCATTGTGTAGAGCCAAGCCTTCGAACTTTGTAGCAGACACTCCACAGTCCACGCAAATAAAGCTAGGCTCAGCTCGGAAGCCAGTGTGGCTGCTGTAGACATGGTCCAGGAAGAGGTTTAGGTCatgggattcaaaactgcatGGTGGACATGTGTATGCTCCTCCTTCCCGCTGTGCACTTCCACCTTCAGATGCAAAGGTCTCGCCGACCTCCTGGGAGCTCATGCCCTCTCCAGCGAGGAAGGTGGTCGAATGTGACATTTTACAGTCCGACAGGCTTTCCTCCTGCTCCTTATCCTCCTGCACGTGCATCGTTTTCAGCGGAATCATGCAGGGGATAGTGGATTTCCTTTTGCTTGCCATCGCTTTTACAGAAAGGGCTAACAACTGGACAAAAATTCCTTTTAGAATTGCGACAATGTGCAGCTGGTATTTCCCATGTCAGGGACCAGCTATTGGGAGGTAGTAGTGTTCACACATGGCCCTCAGTGTCTCCGTGTCCGTTGGCGGACCTCTTTCACTTCTCAGGCCTCTTTCGAGCAGCAAGAAGGTAACctatgaaaaaaattgaaaacgaTAGTTGTGCTGCATGCGTCCCCAGAAACTACATCTCTTTGGAAAATAATTTGATCAGGGGGTCATTCCATGTCAAGTCACCTGAGGAAAGGAGGCTCTGACACCACTGCCCACCTAAATGATGGTTCATAGTGATGTAAAAATTCAAaggtttatatttaaaaaatataaatttgtggaatagtggtacagtgggtatcactggtgcctcactgcACCTGGGCTCTGTGTTCCGACTTGAATCCATTCtgtgtttaaatgttctccCAGTGCTTGCGTGGGTTTGCTTCCACAGTTCAACGTGAGCAGAAGAAAGTAatggcaaaccacttctgttccctCCTTTACCAAGAAAATAACAAGTGGTCACCAAGAGTTGATTTTGACACTGACTCTAACCTATTCTATAAGTTTCAGTTGGACAGCACTcacaattttaaatgaattttgatATTATAGTCTaacaatgtaacagaaatgtaCGATTTAATGTGTACAAATCACCCATTTGGCCCTGTCAATTAGTTTTACAAAACAGCACCACCCAGTGGAcaaaccttctgtcatggtatAGTGCGaagttttaaaacaacaaatggtGAAACTGAGGTTTACTTGAAAggatgaaataaatgtaatgcggttgtacatgtttgttttacttgTAACATACTTTCATTATTCCTGAatcactttaaaacattttatcttTGAGTTGGACCAAATCTGATCCCAATCTCTTTCAGGAGATTTAAAGATAAAGAAAATGGAATGAAGATTCTCAatctggatttttatttttgagccaccattcaatattttcattaaaaaatgcttGAACACCACTTCTGACATCAATGTGCACCATCTGGTGCTGTGGCTCCAAGACCTGTGACAGGTGGTGTTGAGTCTCTCTGATGTGACATGGACTGACCCTCAAGGTTTGCATATGGAAAAACCGTTGCTATGCTTAAGTAATATAAATGGCAGTGAAATTGCATACATGTTAATgagtatttaataaatgttcaaTGGAATAttgtcttacattttttttgtcttaatttcATGGCAATTACACTTCTGTGACAGGACAGAATGTGAGAAAACTTGACTCACAATTTCTATGTGGCACCGTGAAGTTTGAATCAACCCACCACAATGTTGAGAATTCATGTTTTGGTATGGCTCCATAAAAAGCAAGGAGAAAACATCTCTACCATTTGCAAGTATGACCTTACCTCCAGGCATTGGATATTCTGAGATCACATAATGGAGATACTAATGAGCAAATgattcatattttcataaccTTACTTTCTACTTCTGACTTACAAGGATGTTGTTCAATAACTGCATGTTCTGACATTTTGAATAGTCCAGCTACTGTGCTCTACTATCTTCCCCAAGATCATCATCCTTTATGATCAGAAACACCCTTTTTACTCGCAAGAACACAGACAAACCACAAATCACATCCTCAGTTTTGCACTCGGTCCACTAAATGTCTCTCCCTTCCTGCTGCTCAGCACACCATCTACATAGGAATTATAGGCTAGGAGTTCTAAACTGCCAATCATATGCTCACCTTCCCGCTGGGATTTTTGCATTTGTGGTTTGTGCCCTGTAGCTCAGCTAATCACCCATCATTCCTTTCGCCCCCTCCATGCCATCCTTCCAGCTGCGAGGGGAAGCTCTTTTATAAATAAAGGACTCTGCCAAAGGCAAGCGGACAACTTGACGTTGAGCTTCAATGTGCATACGTATTGCTGCAGCCGCTacctataaataaaaaaaggaaaccgCCCCTGAGAAAGAACAGGCTGACCATGGTGCTGTTTACTGCTTTATGGTCGCCTTCCTGCCAAAAATCTAGGTCAGCGCCATCTTACCCTCTAATCCCAGTTTGCCACATCCAAACACATTCATTCGCTCTGCCAGCTGAAAGGTCATGGTACATTTAATCAGTGCGCCATTAACCCCACCAAGGGAGGCTGATGTGACAGGAGAACACCGAGACCAAGTCTACAAGATCCTTGTGCAACAGAGCTGTACCTGTTTCTCCATCTTACATTGTGCACCTTTAGTTGACTCCCACTAAGTCTGCAATGTATCTGCTCTGATCTTCTCCATCACAAGATTCTCTCTCTTCAGGCAGCAGTGTAGGCCAGTGTTGGTTTTCGACATGATATTTTAGATGTGTCATCTGAAACTCTACAACTCCCCAGTGACTGAGAACTAGTTGCAAATCTATCCAAATCCTACTATAGGAAATTTAAAGGCTGATTTCTGCTCTTTGTGAAATAACATGCAGGAAAGGTGCACCTTGCTGCAGATGAAATGGGATGCTAAGATGACTTATGTCTCTTGCAGTGGCTCACTGATCATGCATAGTTCCATTTTCTCAACGGTTTTAGTGTTTGATTACTTATGTTCTTATTCATTGTGCACTCTAAACCCGTGAAAACCATTTTCATCATCCCTTCAGCCAAACACCAGCCATGTAGGGAGTGATGGGTATGCTTCACCCCTAACAGAGTTTTACATTTTGGAATGTGCTAGACAGTACCAAACGTAAGTGTGTGGTTGGTAGTTTTGTCAATGTTGATGTGAGGAATGATCAGGTCATTACATACTAAAGATAAACAGTCTTTAACTATCAGAAGGTCACCTATATCTTCAGCAAGTATAAAATCCATATGTATGGTTCATGTAAacaaaaggttttatttaaagTCATGATTGATGTTAGTGATCGGTACGATGATCTCAAATGCTTGATTtaactaaaaaagaaaaattatggaAGTTGCACAGAAGTTCAAGGCCACCGGGACAGCTGCTACTGCTGCAGGAAGAGGATGTAATAAAAGTGACCACAACCTGCTGAGGAAGAGGATGCTACAGAAGCAGGGTTAAACTTTGAGGTAGTTAAAACACACAGTCTTGAGTGGATCTAGCATAAAGTCTCTTTGAAATTCAAGCAAGCAAGAGGTTTCATTCTGCCAAACGGTGCCTTAACTGCACTTGGGGCTATGTGCTGTGGTCAGATGAAGTGGAAATCAAGCGCTACAGGCTCCTAACTGACAAGTGTTTCATTCAGAGATCTTTTGCAGTATAAGCACTTAAACTGAAGAACATCACACACCTCGTAGAGAAAACAGCACATATTTCGTTTAGGGCATCTTTGACAATTACTTACGATTCTTGCTGTGGATTTGGATATATCATTTTAGAAGGCTATATCACCATAAATTACCACGTTCAGCAAAGGTCAGGCATCTCAGaaaaagagatggaaaaaacaAGACTTTAGATAAAGAACTGCAGGCTTGAGAGCCAATCATATCTATGGGTCAAAGGCACAAACAATTCACTAGCATCCACCAAAAAAGCGGAAGACAAAATTCAGTGAAACTCAATGAAACATGCTCTGCACCGTTTTAATGCGAAAAATAATTGGATGTTTTCTGCTATAAATCAGCAGTGGATAGAGGCAGgatctatataatatatatatatatatatatatatatatatatatatatatttgaaagGCACAACAAAATATCAGATTAAACACCTTTCAAATTCTGAGTCTATATGGCACAGGCTTCATGACAGGACACAATGTATGTGGTTCAAGACTAGAATACAGGATTTGTACCATCAGCTATCactaataatggaaaaataaagggCTTCCAAAGTGTCAGCTTGCACTTATTGGCAGTTTGTACTGGTATCCTAGGCAATAACTCTCTACACCTTACTCTTCTTGGCAAATGATCTGCAAATCCAGGAAAAGGAAACAGCATCATATATTGTAAAAGAGTCCATAAACTTCATACAGGATCCACAGTTTCTCAGTGGGTGAAACACTAAGCCATCAGCTGAGTTCTATCTTGAGGGTAAAAGCAGCTTATCCTCTGTCCAGGCAACCATCGAGGAACGTCCAGTTTCAATACAACACAGAAGCTTTTCATCTTATCTTtgttggtaaaaaaaaaaaaaaaaaaacttcgaAGCCTGAATTAGGCTGAATGAGCAGTTATTGCACTGATCCCATTCATATATTTTACCATGCTCTTTTGTGGCCTCCTGTACTCTGTGAAATGTTACAACACTTCTGCTTGCAGAAGAAAACCCCGTTGAGTAACTCCAAAGGTACGAAGGAAATAAATGAGCCAAAGTGTTAACAGAGCCGTGGAGCTACAAGCTTGTCCCACTGACCGTTGCTCCACGCTACCAAACCTGAGAGCGGCTCATGGCGCAGAAGGGGTTAAACGAGGTGGCGCCAGACCGAGGGAACATAATGTTCCACGGCAGAAAGAATTGCCCTAAAGCCGGCCTTACTGCCCCACTGCCACTCAGTTCTGCATGAGGGGGCACAACCCTGCCAAGACGATCATGTCACGTGACCAGCACAAAGGCTTGTGGGGAGGACCTGGGTCCGCGAGACAGCAGTGTTTGCAGGGGCCGAGCAGCAGGGCTCGGAGGCGGGAGTGCAAACTGACCGGGGGTGTGAGTGACTGCAGAGGAAACGGTGCAGTGTTTCGGAGAGGAATTTTCTACCCCACTGCCCCCCCATCGCATGCAGTCACTCCCTCTGCTCCGgacccctcccctcctcccccccttccctcccttccgccctccctcctcctcagcTAACTCCAAAGCTTCTGGAATTTTCCTCTCCGAACCAAACTGCTTGTGGTCAGCCTGAACCAGGCTACAGCTTGTAAGCCGTATCAACTGTCCAGGGCAAGAGGATCTCTGGATCAGGTCATGATGACAACATGGAAGTACTCCCAAAATACATACCTTTATTTaagtcaaaataataataataataacaacaataataataagaagacaAGATATAGCTACTTCCGACTTGTTTCAAGAAAAATGGGTATACATAGATGAGCCTCAGTGCAAAATAAACATCGTTTTCACAGTATGGATGGCACTTTATGATATGATGTAGGTGATGGTTGTTTCTTAACTTTGCCTACTTTGGGGACAAACTGCTTTTGACCTTAAAAGTAGACCTCAGCAATGGAAATGTTGCTATatttctctgtttctgtctgCTCCTGCAGACTCCATTCCAAATGGTTTACCTTCacgcccctcccccagcccacttccctctccctctccaagTTCGGCCCAGTCCATGGGGAGACAGGTCGGCAGCGCTACTGATGTGTTACTGTCCCCATGgcaaccaccccccccacacacacacacgaacacagcCTGCTTCTCACACATAGAGGCGGCCGCCGATATACCACCAAGTTCCTGGCTCTCGGCACCTTGTTTCTCGTCACTCCCCTGTGAGCAGCGATGCCACTCAAAGCCACAGTCCTAGTTATGTGCCTTGCGACATATATGTGTCTCCAAGGTGTGGCCGACAGTGGGAGAGGTTCCTTCGCCAGCTGCTCACAGCACTACCACGCACTTTCTATTTGCTTAACTCAAAGGCTTGACTTaggttctttatttattattttgacttTCTTTGCTCTGAACAGGGTTAAAGGGAGACTCGAACGTATGCCACACTTCACACACGGAAGTAACACGGGGTCCCACGGCAGCCGGTGCTGTTCATACACAGCATCGTGCACTGAGCACTACGTTCTTTTACCACCCTTAAAACAGTCAAGTCGGAGACATTTATTGCTTTCAATTAATGTTGCTCTGCCAATCTTTTCATTAACAGTGACAAAAATCTTGGAAGTGAATGTACCTGATTTTATATTTGGGTCTTCAATACAATATGAAATAGCATTTTTGGTATGTGAATTCTCA
Above is a genomic segment from Scleropages formosus chromosome 2, fSclFor1.1, whole genome shotgun sequence containing:
- the zhx3b gene encoding zinc fingers and homeoboxes protein 3, which codes for MASKRKSTIPCMIPLKTMHVQEDKEQEESLSDCKMSHSTTFLAGEGMSSQEVGETFASEGGSAQREGGAYTCPPCSFESHDLNLFLDHVYSSHTGFRAEPSFICVDCGVSATKFEGLALHNAHTHPSTVNTTLQVKKRDRRIIVEQILVMNEGSKESEISITKTPIMKMLKGKSEPKRIVVSHAADDLDTLCSKETEKMDPPAVTHVPTIVHNGASTKSSVPTALQVVNGSGALPMLKTAITQVVSVVQNRTVHQQSVPLTASATTSSSSSPSSSTGSRNLPKVMIPLSSIPTYNAAMDTSSFLKNSFSKFPYPTKAELCYLTVVTKYPEEQIKIWFTAQRLKQGISWSPEEIEDARRKMFNTIIQTAPPVPQQPQQRHSHHSAAQPTITVLPASLGPSNIPHILQGSLVGQGGVIVTQPMVANGIQVSSTPMALAVTPKPQVAAKPVMQARPTAALVADKVAGTAAGSSSSVIISSSSGSGNPASSTGNTASSTGNTASNSSSTSTTANSSSSSTSVSTTSSTKSTTTSTISHTSVISIGSGNSKINNHSSSKSSQNGSSNSNSNDTSSSSNSSSKSNKISNDDGVSSSEEKMADPLPPVLNTTHSSRTLPSSFLDPSFYKNKKSQEQLSALKQSFIRCQFPNQEEVERLTKITGLTVREVRKWFSDRRYHYRNLKGSRSSSGSLFSGNSLLDFADSPTSSDTSKSHSPLQQQQQQQQQQQQMSPPAPHPRRVSRQQTPDFTAIRYKERDPHQVRALEASFSQNPMPSGEEVDRLRAETKMTRREIDGWFSERRKKVAAEKKREEAEKAEREEDGEGIAEEDMAIKEESSSSQEDALGQQQTKDEKQKDDTLGSEPKVNPIKINLKMLKVTESNSKAEAEVSPPRRAESPKTPPSSMSTRGKKTPDQLHLLKQVFARTQWPSSPQYDELIAKTGLPRPEVVRWFGDSRYVYKNGQLKWLESYQQMAEEEDYRRGDIEVLKKHLTTHGKLEEEHVKGLVESSHLNEELVRRWFATRSALMEGKDAEELDGMEPTTTLQQSHGESAGSPRAPVTNEETAYATEAQSVNPEQGTD